The following are encoded in a window of Magnolia sinica isolate HGM2019 chromosome 11, MsV1, whole genome shotgun sequence genomic DNA:
- the LOC131219197 gene encoding syntaxin-112: protein MNDLMTKSFLNYVELKKQALRDLEAGPDTKPVGSDHEDEENLTQFFEEVGAIKAEMEVISNLLLDLQSLNKETKSSHSTKVFRGLKDRMDSDMVTILRKARIIKGRLEALDQSNITNRSVSTAYKEGSPVDRTRISVTNGLRSKLREMMNDFQSLREQIVSEHKEGLKRSHFNTSNLETNVENIEQMVSAGQQMQVLDRKDELELEIQEREEAVKQIQRSLMELNQVFLDMAILIEAQGEQMDDIELNVVLAGNYIGSGTEHLASAKEMRKIGRKRVGCIWALVLTLILMLGVISILIIGS from the coding sequence ATGAATGATCTTATGACAAAATCCTTCCTCAATTATGTGGAACTTAAGAAACAGGCATTGAGGGATCTTGAGGCTGGGCCAGACACCAAGCCAGTGGGATCTGATCATGAAGATGAAGAGAACCTCACCCAATTTTTCGAAGAGGTCGGTGCAATCAAGGCTGAAATGGAAGTTATCTCCAACCTTCTCCTTGACCTTCAAAGCCTCAATAAGGAGACCAAATCCTCACACAGCACGAAAGTCTTTCGAGGACTGAAAGACCGAATGGATTCCGACATGGTCACTATCCTTCGTAAGGCAAGAATCATCAAAGGCAGATTAGAAGCTCTCGACCAATCGAATATCACTAACCGCAGCGTTTCAACAGCTTACAAGGAAGGTAGCCCGGTTGATAGGACGAGAATTTCAGTCACGAATGGCCTAAGAAGTAAGCTACGggagatgatgaatgattttcaGTCATTGAGAGAACAGATTGTGTCTGAGCATAAAGAAGGTCTTAAGAGGAGCCACTTCAACACCTCCAACCTAGAAACCAATGTAGAGAACATTGAACAGATGGTTTCGGCGGGCCAGCAAATGCAGGTTCTTGATAGGAAAGATGAGTTGGAACTAGAAATTCAAGAGAGGGAGGAGGCTGTAAAACAGATACAAAGGAGTTTGATGGAATTGAATCAGGTCTTTCTCGACATGGCCATTTTGATTGAGGCACAAGGCGAACAGATGGATGATATTGAACTGAACGTGGTTCTTGCTGGAAATTACATTGGCAGTGGAACGGAACATCTTGCCTCTGCAAAGGAGATGAGAAAGATAGGCAGGAAACGGGTCGGGTGCATATGGGCTTTGGTGCTGacactgattttgatgctcggTGTGATATCCATCCTCATCATTGGTTCTTAA